Proteins found in one Nostoc sp. NIES-3756 genomic segment:
- a CDS encoding serine/threonine-protein kinase, giving the protein MNHHMIGKVLQARYQIVQNLGSGVFGQTYIAVDINYPHQPKCVVKQLKVNSILSSHLDTLRLRFLTETETLKHLGQHPQIPNFINCFEENERFYLVQEYIAGHALTAELPIAQNWGSLWREDEVISFLEDALTILEFIHSQGVIHCDIKPENLIRRAVNGKLVLIDFGSIQSVNFGIDQELSIYQVPATSLGYIPPEQFIGQTQINSDIYALGMIAIQALTSLEPLQLKIDPYSNEIIWRTPDTPVSDYLAAILSQMVRYNYQERFQSTAEVLRAIQQMKWETSLPQLLQTQQIEQNPVQPSSQSVSPLLTGMKVGLAVNTILMGLGTYSLLSNSPANTETEILYKATKEYQDGDLQQAIALAKLIPSHSNVYPDAQATIEEWQQQWQTAAKQYSLAEQALLESRWSDVLSVANEVPDIAYWQTKINDLVKQANVNIEAQTQDLLAKAYAKAEARDFSAALEYLRQIPQESSAGALVQKKLAEYNQKRQIRAAYFLHQARKQALAGDFDKAVKYLHKIPQDTPVYAQAQAKLNEYTQKLRPQPQSQKIAYSVISANQKAKSWMSENVQFETQLQEVNIH; this is encoded by the coding sequence ATGAACCACCACATGATCGGGAAAGTATTGCAAGCACGCTACCAAATTGTCCAAAACCTGGGTTCAGGAGTATTTGGACAAACATATATTGCTGTAGATATAAATTACCCACATCAACCTAAATGTGTTGTTAAACAACTTAAGGTTAATAGTATTCTATCTAGCCACCTAGATACGCTTAGACTACGTTTTCTTACAGAAACTGAAACCCTCAAGCATTTAGGACAACACCCACAAATTCCTAACTTCATCAATTGTTTTGAGGAAAACGAGCGCTTTTACTTGGTACAAGAGTACATCGCCGGACACGCTTTAACAGCAGAATTGCCTATTGCTCAAAATTGGGGTTCGTTGTGGCGTGAAGATGAAGTAATTTCATTCTTAGAAGATGCGTTGACTATTTTAGAATTTATTCACTCGCAAGGTGTCATCCATTGCGATATTAAGCCAGAAAATTTAATTAGACGTGCTGTTAATGGTAAGTTAGTCTTGATTGACTTTGGTTCTATTCAGTCAGTCAATTTTGGTATAGACCAAGAGCTATCTATTTATCAGGTTCCTGCTACCTCCTTAGGATATATACCCCCAGAGCAATTTATTGGGCAAACGCAGATTAATAGTGATATCTATGCTTTAGGGATGATTGCAATTCAAGCTTTAACCAGCTTAGAACCACTGCAACTAAAAATAGACCCTTATAGTAATGAGATTATTTGGCGTACTCCTGATACACCTGTGAGTGATTATTTGGCGGCTATCTTAAGCCAAATGGTTCGCTACAATTACCAAGAACGTTTCCAGTCTACGGCTGAGGTGTTGCGTGCAATTCAACAGATGAAATGGGAAACTTCCCTACCGCAACTACTGCAAACACAGCAAATAGAACAAAACCCAGTACAACCAAGTTCCCAATCAGTATCACCGCTACTGACGGGAATGAAAGTCGGCTTGGCGGTTAACACTATATTAATGGGACTGGGAACCTATTCATTGTTGAGTAACTCTCCAGCTAATACAGAAACAGAAATTTTATATAAAGCTACAAAAGAATATCAAGATGGGGATTTGCAACAAGCGATCGCCCTTGCTAAATTAATCCCATCTCATAGTAATGTATATCCAGATGCTCAAGCCACCATCGAAGAATGGCAACAACAATGGCAAACAGCAGCAAAACAATATTCATTAGCTGAACAAGCATTACTTGAGAGTAGATGGTCAGATGTTCTCAGTGTTGCTAACGAAGTTCCAGATATTGCATACTGGCAAACTAAAATTAACGATTTAGTCAAACAAGCCAATGTCAATATTGAAGCACAAACACAAGACTTATTAGCCAAAGCTTACGCCAAAGCCGAAGCTAGAGACTTTTCCGCAGCATTAGAATATTTACGCCAAATTCCTCAAGAAAGTTCTGCTGGTGCTTTAGTACAAAAAAAATTGGCTGAGTATAATCAAAAACGTCAAATTAGAGCCGCTTACTTTTTACACCAAGCCCGTAAACAAGCATTAGCTGGTGATTTTGACAAAGCTGTTAAGTATCTGCACAAAATTCCCCAAGATACGCCTGTATATGCTCAAGCCCAGGCTAAACTCAATGAGTACACGCAAAAGTTACGCCCACAGCCCCAAAGCCAAAAGATAGCTTATAGTGTGATTAGTGCAAATCAAAAAGCTAAGTCTTGGATGTCTGAAAATGTGCAGTTTGAAACTCAATTGCAAGAAGTAAATATTCACTAA
- a CDS encoding ABC exporter membrane fusion protein gives MVYKQRQSSTKPLVWWSVMLTATIAVITSTVSLYSFWRSQLKLNVDSPTPTSSPTIKVVTALGYLEPEGEVIRLSAPNSQGGVRVAKFFFNQGSWVRQGQIVAIVDSYYSRLAALEMAKKQVLVAQASLNQVKAGAKAGDISAQKATIARLEADLDGATSVQQATIVRLEAELANVDSENQRYQQLYKLGAISASEAEAKYLRLKVAQQQYQEAKASHHRTLKTIQQQLNEAKAKLKSMTEVRLADVEAAQAIVESTKAAVKQAQAELELSTVRSPITGQLLKINTRPGEIISNIGIADLGRTQQMYVVAEIYETDIKKIRLGQSAVITSDVLPTKLHGTVTDIGLQLGKQNIFNNLQTDTDNKVIEVKIRINNMKENQKITTLTNLQVQVNITI, from the coding sequence ATGGTATACAAACAAAGACAGTCATCAACAAAACCTTTAGTCTGGTGGTCAGTAATGTTGACAGCTACGATCGCTGTCATTACAAGTACAGTTTCTCTCTATAGCTTTTGGCGATCGCAGTTGAAATTAAACGTAGACTCACCGACACCTACTAGTTCACCTACCATAAAAGTTGTGACTGCTTTAGGCTATTTAGAACCGGAAGGAGAAGTAATTCGTCTATCTGCGCCTAATTCCCAAGGGGGTGTTCGAGTAGCAAAATTTTTTTTCAACCAAGGAAGTTGGGTACGTCAAGGACAAATAGTTGCTATTGTTGATAGTTATTATTCCCGTCTTGCTGCTTTAGAAATGGCAAAAAAGCAGGTCTTAGTTGCACAAGCTAGTCTTAATCAAGTGAAAGCAGGGGCTAAAGCCGGTGATATTTCTGCACAGAAAGCAACAATAGCTCGTCTAGAAGCCGATTTAGATGGAGCAACTTCTGTACAACAAGCAACAATAGTTCGCCTAGAGGCTGAGTTAGCTAATGTTGACAGTGAAAATCAGCGATATCAACAATTATACAAATTAGGAGCAATTTCGGCTTCTGAGGCCGAAGCAAAGTATTTACGGCTAAAAGTCGCTCAACAGCAATATCAGGAAGCCAAAGCTTCTCATCATCGGACTCTCAAAACTATTCAACAGCAGTTAAATGAAGCAAAAGCCAAGTTGAAGAGTATGACAGAGGTTCGTTTGGCTGATGTGGAAGCCGCTCAAGCTATTGTTGAAAGTACAAAAGCTGCGGTTAAGCAAGCTCAAGCAGAGTTGGAATTAAGTACTGTGCGATCGCCTATCACTGGACAACTTCTCAAAATTAATACTCGTCCTGGAGAAATTATCAGCAATATAGGAATAGCCGACTTAGGGCGTACACAGCAAATGTATGTAGTAGCAGAAATTTATGAGACCGATATAAAAAAAATACGTCTAGGTCAGTCAGCTGTTATTACAAGTGATGTATTACCAACGAAATTGCATGGAACTGTTACAGATATTGGTTTACAACTCGGTAAACAAAATATTTTCAACAATTTACAAACTGATACCGATAACAAAGTAATTGAAGTCAAAATTCGGATTAATAATATGAAAGAAAACCAGAAAATCACTACTTTAACTAACTTACAAGTGCAGGTAAACATTACTATATAA